A genomic window from Erythrobacter sp. BLCC-B19 includes:
- a CDS encoding winged helix-turn-helix domain-containing protein — protein MNAIPAHGQFPAEDNVLPRFREAGDVTLDLFHRDGRVDDCWLALPPREFALLWRLAETPGEPLSRQQWQADVWPAHPDPEGSSLALHVARVRARLEPFGLAGLIATDSDGGCFLDAPPAAGLCVLARRSAG, from the coding sequence GTGAACGCGATACCGGCCCATGGCCAGTTTCCCGCCGAAGACAATGTGCTGCCGCGCTTTCGCGAAGCGGGGGACGTGACGCTCGACCTGTTCCACCGCGACGGGCGGGTCGATGATTGCTGGCTGGCATTGCCCCCGCGCGAGTTCGCGCTGTTGTGGCGGCTGGCCGAGACACCGGGCGAGCCCCTCTCCCGCCAGCAGTGGCAGGCTGACGTGTGGCCCGCCCACCCCGATCCCGAAGGCAGCAGCCTCGCCCTTCATGTCGCGCGGGTGCGTGCGAGGCTTGAACCCTTTGGTCTGGCCGGACTGATCGCCACCGATTCGGACGGCGGTTGCTTCCTCGATGCCCCGCCTGCTGCCGGGCTGTGCGTGCTGGCGCGGCGCAGCGCCGGCTGA
- a CDS encoding DUF427 domain-containing protein, producing the protein MTRQPHHPQPDPPAPGQESVWDYPRPAIAEPTGRHIVIVHKGVTLVDSRAAWRTLETSHPPTYYVPQTDIAMGHLVPNPARSICEWKGQASYWDVVIAGERIAQAGWSYPAPTPAFAGIAGHIAFYAAPFDEVTVDGEQVTPQPGGFYGGWITTREAGPFKGVPGSRFW; encoded by the coding sequence GTGACGCGCCAGCCGCACCACCCGCAGCCCGATCCGCCCGCGCCGGGCCAGGAAAGCGTCTGGGACTACCCCCGCCCCGCCATCGCCGAACCGACCGGGCGCCATATCGTTATCGTCCACAAGGGCGTGACCCTCGTCGATAGCCGCGCGGCATGGCGCACGCTCGAAACCTCGCACCCGCCGACCTATTACGTCCCGCAAACCGACATCGCGATGGGGCATCTTGTGCCCAATCCGGCGCGTTCGATCTGCGAATGGAAGGGACAGGCTTCCTATTGGGACGTCGTGATCGCGGGCGAACGGATTGCGCAGGCCGGGTGGAGCTACCCCGCCCCTACCCCCGCCTTTGCCGGGATCGCCGGGCACATCGCCTTCTATGCCGCCCCCTTCGATGAGGTGACCGTCGATGGCGAACAGGTCACGCCCCAACCCGGCGGCTTCTATGGCGGGTGGATCACCACGCGCGAGGCCGGGCCATTCAAGGGCGTTCCCGGCAGCCGGTTCTGGTAA
- a CDS encoding DUF2946 family protein, whose product MTRLRALIHDHARLTLVLLAVVLAVKAALPAGFMIASDGERFITVTVCSDATGVPKQMQIALPGKDAAKADHAEAADKGAPCAFTGLGHAMLSGADPLLLAAALVFILLTGLAPLTAPPLRGIPYLRPPLRGPPQLSH is encoded by the coding sequence ATGACCCGCCTTCGCGCCCTGATCCATGACCATGCCCGGCTGACGCTGGTGCTGCTGGCCGTCGTGCTGGCGGTCAAGGCAGCGCTGCCCGCGGGCTTCATGATCGCAAGCGACGGCGAGCGGTTCATAACCGTCACGGTCTGCTCCGATGCGACCGGCGTTCCCAAGCAGATGCAGATCGCGCTGCCGGGCAAGGATGCCGCCAAGGCCGATCATGCCGAAGCGGCTGACAAGGGCGCGCCTTGTGCCTTTACCGGGCTGGGCCATGCGATGCTGAGCGGTGCCGACCCGCTGCTGCTGGCGGCCGCACTCGTCTTCATCCTTCTGACCGGCCTTGCGCCGCTCACCGCGCCGCCGCTGCGCGGCATCCCCTACCTGCGCCCGCCGCTGCGCGGGCCGCCCCAGCTGTCCCACTAA
- a CDS encoding phasin family protein: MSEVENNAEVKAPVAKIDAAAEKAYAEASAKTVEAPAAPKAAAPAVKTPAAPKQAPVAKKAPVVKKAAAKTVKKKTATKTAPVKKPVLAKKAAAKTSKPAAPKTNPVIKIKDTIMATAKNADITATAKTVLADVQARAKTAATTAYAKGTELTAEATEFAKANVEAVVESGKIFAAGAQELLKDNIETGKTVFETVTEDAKKVAAVKSPTELFQLQGEIARRNFDAVVAYGSKRTEAWVKLYNDAFAPISNRVSVAVEKAKKAA, translated from the coding sequence ATGTCCGAAGTTGAGAACAATGCTGAAGTGAAGGCTCCCGTCGCTAAGATCGACGCGGCTGCCGAGAAGGCTTACGCCGAGGCTTCGGCCAAGACCGTCGAAGCGCCCGCAGCCCCCAAGGCTGCCGCTCCGGCTGTGAAGACCCCCGCAGCGCCCAAGCAGGCTCCGGTCGCCAAGAAGGCGCCGGTGGTCAAGAAGGCCGCTGCCAAGACCGTCAAGAAGAAGACGGCGACCAAGACCGCTCCGGTCAAGAAGCCGGTGCTGGCGAAGAAGGCTGCCGCCAAGACGAGCAAGCCCGCCGCGCCGAAGACCAACCCCGTCATCAAGATCAAGGATACCATCATGGCCACTGCCAAGAACGCCGACATCACCGCCACCGCCAAGACCGTCCTTGCCGACGTTCAGGCCCGTGCGAAGACCGCCGCCACCACCGCCTACGCCAAGGGCACCGAACTGACCGCCGAAGCGACCGAGTTCGCCAAGGCGAACGTTGAAGCTGTCGTGGAAAGCGGCAAGATCTTCGCGGCCGGTGCGCAGGAACTGCTCAAGGACAACATCGAAACCGGCAAGACCGTGTTCGAAACCGTCACCGAAGACGCCAAGAAGGTTGCTGCCGTCAAGTCGCCGACCGAGCTGTTCCAGCTGCAGGGCGAAATCGCCCGTCGCAACTTCGACGCGGTCGTCGCCTATGGCTCGAAGCGCACCGAAGCCTGGGTGAAGCTCTACAACGATGCCTTCGCCCCGATCTCGAACCGCGTCAGCGTCGCGGTCGAGAAGGCCAAGAAGGCGGCGTAA
- a CDS encoding JAB domain-containing protein: MPILTLSRSEHRHRVLCPEERAGAMIAYLRGLVLAPPVRHERGHAIFLDANSAWIGDAPCGIGTMSALSLRMRTLLGEALQLDAAGLILAHSHPSGHCRPSGCDIAATRRLADVARALDIVLVDHLIFTTDAVYSMRAGGLL; encoded by the coding sequence ATGCCGATCCTCACACTGTCCCGCTCCGAACACCGTCACCGGGTGCTCTGCCCCGAGGAGCGGGCAGGGGCGATGATTGCCTATCTGCGCGGATTGGTGCTTGCCCCGCCGGTCAGGCACGAGCGTGGCCATGCGATCTTCCTTGATGCCAACAGCGCGTGGATCGGCGATGCGCCTTGCGGAATCGGCACCATGAGCGCGTTGAGCTTGCGGATGCGGACATTGTTGGGAGAGGCGCTGCAACTGGATGCAGCCGGTCTGATCCTCGCGCACAGCCACCCCTCCGGCCACTGCCGCCCGAGCGGCTGCGACATTGCCGCCACCCGCCGCCTCGCCGATGTCGCCCGAGCGCTCGATATCGTGCTGGTCGATCATCTGATCTTCACCACCGACGCGGTCTATTCGATGCGTGCAGGAGGGCTGCTGTGA
- a CDS encoding PHA/PHB synthase family protein, whose translation MAQDNDLMAAAGESLKGFFDMQGEALREMMGGKAPEALMAGAGQAGLDPAELTEWAATAAQLQQLWLDFATHQAQAAAEKAAKGNLAGAGANMLDPAQWLVMSQAMLGQMPKGMLEASGKLVQDQMQLWSGVMQSFAAGAVGGKADAAPDAAALPRSDRRFADPAWREHPAFLLLHQTYLMLADYFRQAVKGMDGLDKAKRQQLEFAVTALAEAMSPDNFLALNPVVLKRTMETKGGNLVRGMQHLINDLKRGQLTHTDPNAFRLGENLAASPGKVVHETPLYQLIQYSPSTETVLDVPLVIFPPWINRFYILDLTPKKSFIKWAVDQGISVFVVSWKSADETMGDIVWDDYIRAQIEAIDHVRARLEVPAVHTIGYCVAGTTLAATLAVLHRRGEADKVKSATFFTAQVDFERAGDLKNFIDEGQLEMIGQLSPQGYLDGRYLAAAFNALRGRDLIWNYVVNNYLLGEDYPAFDLLHWNGDVTNLPSKWHNAYLRDLYRDNKLVVPDALEADGTPIDLRRVATPSFVQAGREDHIAPAESVWRITRHFTGPMDFLLAGSGHIAGVVNPPAAGKYQYWVGDSAAPSLKDFVAGATEHPGSWWPHWLAWLHKQSDARVPATGKRVPGGPDDTVIEDAPGRYVKTR comes from the coding sequence ATGGCACAGGATAACGACCTGATGGCAGCAGCGGGCGAGAGCCTAAAAGGCTTCTTCGATATGCAGGGCGAGGCCTTGCGGGAGATGATGGGTGGCAAGGCTCCCGAAGCGCTGATGGCAGGTGCTGGCCAGGCGGGCCTTGACCCTGCGGAGCTGACCGAATGGGCCGCCACCGCCGCACAGCTCCAGCAATTGTGGCTCGATTTCGCGACCCATCAGGCGCAGGCCGCAGCCGAGAAGGCGGCAAAGGGCAATCTGGCCGGTGCAGGGGCGAATATGCTCGACCCGGCGCAGTGGCTGGTCATGTCGCAGGCCATGCTGGGTCAGATGCCGAAGGGGATGCTCGAAGCGTCGGGCAAGCTGGTGCAGGATCAGATGCAGCTGTGGTCGGGCGTGATGCAGAGCTTTGCCGCCGGAGCCGTCGGGGGGAAAGCCGATGCGGCCCCTGACGCTGCCGCCCTCCCCCGTTCCGACCGCCGCTTCGCCGATCCCGCCTGGCGCGAGCATCCGGCCTTCCTGCTGCTTCACCAGACCTACCTGATGCTCGCCGATTACTTCCGGCAGGCGGTCAAGGGCATGGACGGGCTCGACAAGGCAAAGCGCCAGCAGCTCGAATTCGCAGTGACCGCGCTCGCCGAAGCGATGAGCCCGGACAACTTCCTTGCGCTCAATCCGGTGGTCTTGAAGCGCACGATGGAGACCAAGGGCGGCAATCTGGTGCGCGGGATGCAGCACCTCATCAATGACCTCAAGCGCGGGCAGCTGACCCACACCGACCCCAACGCCTTCCGGCTGGGCGAGAACCTTGCGGCTAGCCCCGGCAAGGTGGTGCACGAAACCCCGCTCTACCAGCTGATCCAGTATTCGCCTTCGACCGAGACCGTGCTGGACGTGCCGCTGGTGATCTTCCCGCCGTGGATCAATCGCTTCTACATTCTCGACCTGACGCCGAAGAAGAGCTTCATCAAGTGGGCGGTCGATCAGGGCATTTCGGTCTTCGTGGTCAGCTGGAAGAGCGCTGACGAGACCATGGGCGACATCGTGTGGGACGATTACATCCGCGCCCAGATCGAGGCGATCGACCATGTCCGCGCGCGTCTGGAGGTGCCCGCCGTCCACACCATCGGCTATTGCGTGGCGGGCACGACATTGGCAGCGACGCTGGCGGTGCTCCATCGCCGGGGCGAAGCGGACAAGGTCAAGTCGGCGACCTTCTTCACCGCGCAGGTCGATTTCGAGCGGGCGGGCGATCTCAAGAACTTCATCGACGAAGGCCAGCTCGAAATGATCGGGCAATTGTCGCCGCAGGGCTATCTCGACGGGCGCTATCTTGCGGCAGCGTTCAACGCGCTGCGCGGGCGCGACCTGATCTGGAACTACGTGGTCAACAATTACCTGCTGGGTGAGGATTACCCGGCCTTCGACCTGCTGCACTGGAACGGGGATGTCACCAACCTCCCCTCCAAATGGCACAATGCCTATCTGCGCGACCTCTACCGCGACAACAAGCTGGTGGTGCCCGACGCGCTGGAAGCCGACGGAACGCCGATCGACTTGCGCCGGGTTGCCACGCCCAGCTTCGTGCAGGCAGGGCGCGAGGATCATATCGCGCCGGCCGAAAGCGTGTGGCGGATCACACGGCACTTCACCGGGCCGATGGATTTCCTGCTCGCCGGATCGGGTCACATCGCAGGCGTGGTCAACCCGCCTGCTGCGGGCAAGTACCAGTACTGGGTCGGCGACAGCGCTGCGCCGTCATTGAAGGACTTCGTGGCGGGCGCGACCGAGCATCCGGGCAGCTGGTGGCCGCACTGGCTCGCATGGCTGCACAAGCAATCCGACGCCCGCGTGCCGGCGACCGGCAAGCGAGTCCCCGGCGGCCCGGACGACACCGTGATCGAGGACGCGCCGGGGCGCTATGTGAAGACGCGCTGA
- a CDS encoding crotonase/enoyl-CoA hydratase family protein — translation MSATATTIANDRVSIELGEDGVAEVRFVRADKMNALDHDMFQRIIEAGHALQRMKGLRAVVLSGEGRAFCAGLDLSNFARKPAEDEPPLTERTYGNANRPQQVAMQWRKLPVPVIAAIHGVCFGGGLQIASGADIRIVHPETRMAIMEMKWGLVPDMGGYALWRGLVRDDVLRELIYTNREFNGAEAQALGLATYVDDNPRDRALAIARQIALKNPHAIRAAKRLQAGMFERETDAILLEESIEQHAIMRSRNQVEAVMAEMERRKPNFEDV, via the coding sequence ATGTCCGCCACTGCCACCACCATCGCCAACGACCGCGTCTCGATCGAGCTGGGCGAGGACGGTGTCGCCGAAGTCCGCTTTGTCCGTGCCGACAAGATGAACGCGCTCGATCACGATATGTTTCAACGCATCATCGAGGCCGGTCACGCGCTTCAGCGGATGAAAGGCCTGCGCGCCGTGGTGCTCTCGGGCGAGGGCCGGGCGTTTTGCGCCGGGCTCGACCTGTCCAATTTCGCCCGCAAGCCCGCCGAGGACGAGCCGCCTCTTACCGAGCGCACCTATGGCAATGCCAACCGCCCGCAGCAGGTGGCGATGCAGTGGCGCAAGCTTCCAGTGCCCGTCATCGCCGCGATCCACGGGGTGTGCTTTGGTGGCGGCTTGCAGATTGCCAGCGGGGCTGACATCCGCATCGTCCACCCTGAGACCCGCATGGCGATCATGGAGATGAAGTGGGGTCTTGTCCCCGACATGGGCGGCTATGCCCTGTGGCGCGGGCTGGTGCGTGACGATGTGCTGCGCGAGCTGATCTACACCAACCGCGAATTCAACGGGGCCGAGGCGCAGGCGCTGGGTCTGGCGACCTATGTCGATGACAACCCGCGCGACCGTGCGCTCGCCATCGCGCGCCAGATCGCCTTGAAAAATCCCCATGCGATCCGCGCCGCCAAGCGTCTGCAGGCCGGGATGTTCGAGCGCGAGACCGATGCAATCCTGCTTGAAGAGAGCATCGAGCAGCACGCGATCATGCGCAGCCGCAATCAGGTGGAAGCCGTGATGGCCGAAATGGAGCGCCGCAAGCCCAACTTCGAAGACGTCTGA
- a CDS encoding LptF/LptG family permease: protein MFNTIPSIDRYILRLTIVPMLGVFALAASLLMLDKMLRLFDFVAVEGGPVGIVFKMLGALIPEYASLAIPLGLLLGVLLAFRKLATSSELDTMRAVGLSYNRLLRMPYLITLVLVAVNVALVFYVQPLSRYYYEQMEYDLRSGALGASIKVGEFTTLADRMALRIEASEDEGRKLMGIFARVSNSKGQVLSISAREGAFLATRDNPDTIILRLTEGTIIQDTGMKGQTPRVLSFSRHDLPIDLPAIEKFRARGDATREYILPELLRIGWNSDAAPQQRDASLASFNFRLVEIVMMFLMPLLAVALAIPPKRSTSALGVFISIVMVVAYHKVNQYGEDVASLGRLDPILAFWVPFVLFAGLIVWMYYRVAYVPGGQAIGALEMAFAKLSKRIGKLFTRRRPRMAGPLAEAAPAE from the coding sequence GTGTTCAACACCATTCCCAGCATCGACCGCTATATCCTGCGGCTGACGATCGTGCCCATGCTGGGCGTGTTCGCGCTGGCGGCATCGCTGCTGATGCTAGACAAGATGCTGCGCCTGTTCGATTTCGTCGCGGTGGAGGGCGGGCCGGTGGGCATCGTCTTCAAGATGCTCGGCGCGCTGATCCCTGAATATGCCAGCCTCGCGATCCCGCTCGGGCTGTTGCTGGGCGTGCTGCTGGCGTTCCGCAAACTGGCAACTTCATCCGAATTGGACACGATGCGCGCGGTCGGGCTGTCGTATAACCGGCTGCTGCGGATGCCCTATCTCATCACGCTGGTGCTGGTCGCGGTCAATGTCGCGCTGGTGTTCTACGTCCAGCCGCTGAGCCGCTACTACTACGAGCAGATGGAGTATGATCTACGGTCGGGCGCGCTGGGTGCCTCGATCAAGGTCGGCGAATTCACCACGCTGGCAGATCGCATGGCCTTGCGGATCGAAGCCAGCGAGGACGAAGGCCGCAAGCTGATGGGCATTTTCGCCCGCGTGTCGAACAGCAAGGGTCAGGTGCTCTCGATCAGCGCACGCGAGGGGGCATTCCTTGCCACGCGCGACAATCCCGACACGATCATCCTGCGCCTGACCGAAGGCACGATCATTCAGGATACGGGCATGAAGGGCCAGACCCCGCGCGTGCTCAGCTTCAGCCGCCACGATCTGCCGATCGATCTGCCCGCGATCGAGAAATTCCGCGCCCGCGGCGATGCGACGCGCGAATATATCCTGCCCGAATTGCTGCGGATCGGCTGGAACAGCGATGCCGCGCCCCAGCAGCGCGACGCCAGCCTTGCCAGCTTCAACTTCCGGCTGGTCGAGATCGTGATGATGTTCCTGATGCCGCTGCTCGCAGTGGCGCTCGCGATTCCGCCCAAGCGATCGACCAGCGCGCTGGGCGTGTTCATCTCGATCGTGATGGTGGTCGCCTATCACAAGGTGAACCAGTACGGCGAGGACGTCGCCTCACTCGGCCGGCTCGATCCGATTCTCGCCTTCTGGGTGCCCTTCGTGCTGTTCGCCGGGCTGATCGTCTGGATGTATTACCGCGTCGCCTATGTCCCTGGCGGGCAGGCGATCGGCGCGCTGGAGATGGCCTTCGCCAAGCTGTCCAAGCGCATCGGCAAACTCTTCACCCGCCGCCGCCCGCGCATGGCCGGGCCTCTGGCCGAGGCAGCTCCGGCAGAGTAG
- a CDS encoding LL-diaminopimelate aminotransferase, whose protein sequence is MNDQFYRMKRMPPYVIAEVNAMRHAARLAGQDIIDLGMGNPDQPPPQHVIDKLCEVAAKPDAHGYSQSKGIPGLRRAQAGYYARRFGVELDPETEVVVTMGSKEGLSSLATAIIAPGDVVLAPNPSYPIHTFGFIIAGATIRSVPTTPDEHYWESLERAMNYTVPRPSVLVVSYPSNPTAETVELPFYERLVAWAKENQVWIVSDLAYSELYFDGKPTRSIMEVPGAKDVAIEFTSMSKTYSMAGWRMGFAVGNRQLIAALTRVKSYLDYGAFTPIQAAACAALNGPQDIIETNRELYHKRRDVMVEAFGRAGWEIPPPPASMFAWAPLPPALKSMGSLEFSKQLLTQAQVAVAPGVGYGENGEGYVRIAMVENEQRLRQAARNIKRYLQSVGVNASAA, encoded by the coding sequence ATGAATGACCAGTTCTATCGCATGAAGCGGATGCCCCCGTATGTGATCGCGGAGGTCAATGCCATGCGTCATGCCGCCCGTCTTGCGGGGCAGGACATCATCGACCTCGGCATGGGTAACCCCGACCAGCCTCCGCCGCAGCATGTTATCGACAAGCTGTGCGAGGTGGCGGCCAAGCCCGATGCGCACGGCTATTCGCAGTCCAAGGGCATCCCGGGCCTGCGCCGCGCGCAGGCGGGCTATTACGCGCGCCGCTTCGGCGTCGAGCTCGATCCCGAGACCGAGGTGGTGGTGACGATGGGATCGAAGGAGGGCCTCTCGAGCCTCGCCACCGCGATCATCGCGCCGGGCGACGTGGTGCTGGCGCCCAACCCCTCCTACCCGATCCACACCTTCGGCTTCATTATCGCCGGCGCCACGATCCGCTCGGTGCCGACCACGCCGGACGAACATTACTGGGAATCGCTCGAGCGGGCGATGAACTACACCGTCCCGCGCCCGTCGGTGCTGGTGGTGAGCTATCCTTCCAACCCCACGGCCGAGACCGTCGAGCTGCCCTTCTACGAGCGGCTGGTGGCCTGGGCGAAGGAGAATCAGGTCTGGATCGTCAGCGATCTCGCTTATTCCGAGCTCTATTTCGACGGCAAGCCGACGCGCTCGATCATGGAAGTGCCGGGTGCCAAGGATGTCGCGATCGAATTCACCTCGATGTCGAAGACCTATTCGATGGCCGGCTGGCGGATGGGCTTTGCGGTCGGCAACCGCCAGCTGATCGCGGCGCTGACGCGGGTGAAGTCCTATCTCGATTACGGCGCCTTTACCCCGATTCAGGCCGCCGCCTGTGCGGCATTGAACGGCCCGCAGGACATCATCGAAACCAATCGCGAACTTTACCACAAGCGCCGCGACGTAATGGTGGAGGCCTTTGGCCGCGCCGGTTGGGAGATCCCGCCGCCGCCTGCCTCGATGTTCGCCTGGGCTCCGTTGCCGCCCGCGCTGAAATCGATGGGAAGCCTCGAATTCTCGAAGCAGCTCCTCACGCAGGCGCAGGTCGCGGTTGCGCCGGGGGTCGGCTATGGCGAGAATGGTGAAGGCTATGTGCGGATCGCCATGGTCGAGAACGAACAGCGCCTCCGCCAGGCCGCGCGCAACATCAAGCGCTACCTGCAATCAGTCGGCGTCAACGCGTCCGCCGCCTGA
- the lptG gene encoding LPS export ABC transporter permease LptG, with product MQLDFFPSRTLTLYLAKLFVVRILAVLIMLVVVLLALDLLSETGDILAAPGNGQAEILRYASLRVPQLVSRFLPYSVLLATLITLVTLNQNSEVVAMKAAGLSAHQVLAPLLLTAAVIAGVSFGFNERIVTRANATIKAWQAAEYGPIPEVESGASSGVRSNIYLTDGDNILAASTLTGSGKDIVLTGVTWYARGPGGIIREQVRSARATYAAPGWRLENPVAFDVAGAVTQALPARVVGEALTPERIMLQSVDVDGQSFWELGESIAAYDAAGRNTDEMRAKWWHRLSGPLSALLMPLLGSIAAFGLARSGQLFVRAIIGMALGFAYFVVDNAALAMGSFGGYPPFLAAWAPFFLFLLVGETVLIRTEE from the coding sequence ATGCAGCTCGACTTTTTCCCTTCGCGCACGCTGACGCTTTATCTGGCGAAGCTGTTTGTGGTGCGCATCCTTGCGGTGCTGATTATGCTGGTCGTGGTGCTGCTGGCGCTCGACCTGTTGTCGGAAACGGGCGACATTCTCGCCGCACCGGGCAACGGGCAGGCCGAGATCCTGCGCTATGCCAGCCTGCGCGTGCCGCAACTCGTCAGCCGCTTCCTGCCCTATTCGGTGCTGCTGGCAACGCTGATCACGCTGGTGACGCTGAACCAGAATTCCGAAGTCGTGGCGATGAAAGCGGCCGGGCTTTCGGCCCATCAGGTGCTCGCCCCGCTGCTGCTGACAGCGGCGGTGATCGCAGGCGTGAGCTTTGGCTTCAACGAGCGGATCGTGACCCGCGCCAATGCCACGATCAAGGCGTGGCAGGCGGCCGAATATGGCCCGATCCCCGAAGTGGAAAGCGGCGCATCAAGCGGCGTGAGATCGAACATCTACCTCACCGATGGCGACAATATCCTTGCCGCTTCAACCCTTACCGGATCGGGCAAGGACATCGTGCTGACCGGCGTGACCTGGTATGCGCGCGGGCCGGGCGGGATCATCCGCGAACAGGTGCGCTCCGCCCGCGCGACCTATGCTGCACCCGGCTGGCGGCTCGAAAACCCGGTCGCCTTCGACGTGGCGGGCGCGGTGACGCAAGCGCTGCCGGCACGGGTAGTGGGCGAAGCGCTGACGCCGGAGCGGATCATGCTCCAATCGGTCGATGTTGACGGGCAGAGCTTCTGGGAACTGGGCGAGAGCATTGCCGCCTATGATGCCGCCGGGCGCAACACCGACGAGATGCGCGCCAAGTGGTGGCACCGTTTGTCGGGGCCGCTCTCGGCGCTGCTGATGCCGCTTTTAGGCTCGATCGCCGCCTTCGGGCTGGCACGCTCGGGCCAGCTGTTCGTGCGTGCGATCATCGGGATGGCGCTGGGCTTTGCCTATTTCGTGGTCGACAATGCGGCGCTCGCCATGGGGAGCTTCGGCGGTTATCCGCCCTTCCTGGCCGCCTGGGCACCGTTCTTCCTGTTCCTGCTGGTCGGCGAAACGGTGCTGATCCGGACCGAAGAGTGA
- a CDS encoding GNAT family N-acetyltransferase, with translation MPAIERAAAEAAFSGEPSIDPSRTRSAEDYARLIRRGHSLVAHVGEAMAGFLVAQPFSRELHIWEMDVAPASQRRGIGAGLVRAAMIDARNTGFKALTLTTFRDLAWNAPFYARLGFEEVTALDAHPRLAGELANEIDDGLPADRRCAMICFLD, from the coding sequence ATGCCCGCCATCGAGCGCGCTGCGGCAGAAGCAGCCTTTTCGGGCGAGCCTTCGATCGACCCATCCCGCACCCGCTCTGCGGAGGACTACGCCCGCCTGATTCGCCGGGGGCACAGCCTTGTCGCGCACGTCGGCGAGGCGATGGCGGGCTTCCTTGTGGCCCAGCCCTTTTCCCGCGAACTCCACATCTGGGAGATGGACGTCGCCCCCGCCTCCCAGCGCCGCGGGATCGGGGCGGGGCTGGTGCGTGCGGCGATGATCGATGCGCGGAACACCGGCTTCAAGGCGCTCACCCTCACCACCTTCCGCGATCTGGCGTGGAACGCGCCGTTCTATGCGCGGCTCGGCTTCGAGGAAGTCACCGCGCTCGACGCCCATCCGCGCCTTGCGGGCGAACTCGCCAACGAGATCGACGACGGCCTACCCGCCGACCGCCGCTGCGCGATGATCTGCTTCTTGGATTAG
- the clpS gene encoding ATP-dependent Clp protease adapter ClpS, whose protein sequence is MPTCAFPDLAELAELPLPQPVPVRAGEDDDGGKDGDGQGQVGIATKTRAKPKKPSQYKVLMLNDDYTPMEFVVLVLKRFFGMDLEQATRVMLHVHQRGVGVCGIFTYEVAETKVNQVMDFARQNQHPLQCTLEKA, encoded by the coding sequence ATGCCAACCTGCGCCTTTCCCGATCTCGCCGAACTGGCCGAGCTGCCTTTGCCGCAGCCCGTGCCCGTGCGTGCGGGTGAGGATGACGATGGCGGCAAGGACGGCGACGGACAGGGTCAGGTCGGCATTGCCACCAAGACCCGCGCCAAGCCCAAGAAGCCAAGCCAGTACAAGGTGCTGATGCTCAATGACGACTACACCCCGATGGAATTCGTGGTGCTCGTGTTGAAGCGCTTCTTCGGCATGGATCTGGAGCAGGCGACCCGCGTGATGCTCCATGTCCACCAGCGCGGCGTGGGCGTGTGCGGGATCTTCACCTACGAAGTGGCCGAAACCAAGGTCAATCAGGTGATGGACTTCGCCCGCCAGAACCAGCACCCGCTGCAATGCACGCTCGAAAAGGCGTGA